The bacterium DNA segment GGCGCCGTCTACGCTTCGCACCCGCGGGGCGTGGCGGACTAGCCGCCAATCGACAAGATGCCGGGACCAGCCCGGCCGTGCCCTGGATCCGGGGTGCGGCCGGGCTTCGTTTCGCCCTCTGGACGGGTCTGATTGCCTCGCCATTCACGGTATCGCACCGTTGTGCCTCTCAGGCCAAAAGACGCCGTGACATAGCTTCCGGGGCATGCGGCGAGGGCTCTTGGTAGAGCAAGCCAGCTGGGCCTTCTTCCTGGAGGCCAAAGCGTTGCAACTTGTCGATCGCATCGATGCTCGAGACGGTGGCATGGGCGCTCGTCTCGACCCCTTGCCGATCTCAACTACCGCATTTATGTCTAATACCTAGATGTACGGCCTCAACTGCTTTCTTGGCACAGCGCCACGCAGGAGGGAATAGAAATAATGCAAAGCCTCGCCAAGGTTCCGTACCGAACAATCAAGATGATGCTGTGCTGCGCCGTGACGACGGCTTCCCTGGCCGAAGCCGCCCTGGCTGCGACGCGGTCCGTGCCCGCCCAGTACGGGACGATCACAGCCGCACTTGCTGCAGCAAGCAGCGGCGACACGATCCTTGTCGGCGCGGGGACATATGCACCCTCCACCAATGGCGAAGTATATCCATTGACGGTCGACCTTGATGACTTGGTAATCCTCGGCGAGGGCTCTGAGCAGACGGTTCTCGATGCAGAGGAAAGCGGCAGCGTCATCTTCTGGCAGGATTCCGTGGGTGGCCGTCTGAGCGGATTCCGGATAACGGGCGGCCAAGCAGACAACGGCGGCGGCATCGACATGCGCGGAGGGAATCCGGAGATCGATCACAACTTAATTATCCACAATACGGCTACATTACGTGGCGCCGCTGTCTATGTCATTTTCGATGCATCGCCCTGGTTCCACCACAACGTTGTCTGGGAGAACTTTGATTTAGTTCCAGAAGACGAGGCAGATCCCCATGGGATAATCCTGTCGGGAACAACCACGGCGCTCGTCGAACACAATCTTATCGGCCGCGCCGACGGCAACGGCCTGCTAATCAGCAATCAGGGCGATCCCATAATCCGGTACAATATCTTCTACGAGAACGGCCGCACAGAGCCGACGCGGAGGGGACGTGGAATCTGCGATTTCAGCGCGGTGCCTGTCCCGAAACTGCAACACAACCTGTTCTGGGGAAACGAGATTGCGGCCCTATTGTATCCAGTGGGAGGCGGCAACATCGCCTCCGAGACCGCCAATGAACTGGCTACGGATGAC contains these protein-coding regions:
- a CDS encoding right-handed parallel beta-helix repeat-containing protein — its product is MQSLAKVPYRTIKMMLCCAVTTASLAEAALAATRSVPAQYGTITAALAAASSGDTILVGAGTYAPSTNGEVYPLTVDLDDLVILGEGSEQTVLDAEESGSVIFWQDSVGGRLSGFRITGGQADNGGGIDMRGGNPEIDHNLIIHNTATLRGAAVYVIFDASPWFHHNVVWENFDLVPEDEADPHGIILSGTTTALVEHNLIGRADGNGLLISNQGDPIIRYNIFYENGRTEPTRRGRGICDFSAVPVPKLQHNLFWGNEIAALLYPVGGGNIASETANELATDDTIFGNIDADPLLTAPDMLNFALQSGSPAIDAGSPSVFSDPDGTIADLGPFYYDQSLFTVADVARSLVIAFRNVPNPFNPSTRIHFDLRRESFVTLRVYSPRGGLVRELCSGHFPAGAHAVSWDGRDARGANVASGVYPYRIVTDQG